The genome window GAGGGAACCGCCACGCCAGCGTCGAGCGCGAATCGTCGACCCACTCGATGATGTCGACCAATTCGCCCTTGAGCTTGTCCATCAGTCCCACGGTGTGTCTCCCCGGCTCGGTGCTGTCGGCCACGGGTGGGCCGCCCTCCGCTTCCGTATCATTGCCGACCGCAGCACCCGGCGCGGCCGGGCCTACTCCTGCGGTCGGTATACTGCTGGTATATGGGGTCGACCACGATCAAGCTCAGCACCGACACCCGGGACCGGATCCGGGCGCTGGGTGGCGACACCTACGAGGAGACCATCGTTGAGGCCCTCGACGCGCTCGAAGCGGACCGCTTCTGGGCGCAGGCGGAGGCCGCGGCGGCGCATCGGGCCACGCTGAGCCGAAGCGAGCGTGCGTCGCGTGCCGCCAGCGAGGCGGAGGTCGATGCTGCCTTCGACGGCGTCGGATGACCGACGCCGGCGACATCCACCTCGCCGATCTGAACGAAGAGCGCCGGCGTCACGTCCTCGTGGTGTCGAACCGCCGCTTCCACCAGTTGTCGGATCGTGTGCTCGTGGCGCCCGAGTTGCGGGGCGATCCCGACGACGTCGCGTTCCCTTGGCGCGTCGAGGTGGACGGCAGGGTGTTCGCCGTCGACCTGCTGCGCAGCCTGCCCGCCGACCGGCTGCTCGATCGCACCGACCGGGCCCCGGCGGCGACGATGGCCGCGGTGCGACGAGCCGTCCACACGATCACCTGAGCGGCCCGGACCTCCGTCCCGACCAGCGGGCGCTGGGCCCGGTCAGCCGAAGGGGTCGAGGCTGGCGCCCACGACCCACATGCTGAAGTACTGCGCCGACGCCCCGTAGGCCTGGGCCACGGCCACCTTGGCGCCGTCGACCTGGTGCTCGCCGGCCATGCCCCGCACCTGGAGGGCCGCCTCGGCGAAGCGCAGCAGGCCCGAGGCGCCGATGGGGTTGGATGAGAGCACGCCGCCGGACATGTTCACCGGGAACGAGCCGTCGAGCGCGGTGGCGCCGGACTCGACCAGCTGCCAACCCTCACCAGGCCCGGCCAGATGGTGGGCCTCCAGCCACATGGGCTCGTACCACGAGAACGGCACGTAGAGCTCGGCGCAGTCGATCTGCTCGCGGGGCCGGGTGATGCCGGCCTGCGCGTACACGTCGTCGGCACAGTCACGCGCGCCTTGGGGGAGGACGGGGTCACGGCCCGGGAACCCGAAGGGCTCGGAGCGCATGGCGGAGCCGAGCACCCACGCCGGCTGGCGCCCGTCGGCCGCCGCCGCCTCACCGCCGGCCTGGTCGGTGAAGACCATGGCGCAGGCGCCGTCCGACGAGGGACAGGACTCGAGGAAGCGAAGCGGGTCCCACATCATCGGCGAGGCCTTCACCGACTCGATGGAGATGTCCTCCAGGCGCAGGTGCGCGTACGGGTTCTTGAGCGCGTTCTGGCGGTCCTTCACCGCCACCATCGGGCCCACGTCGAGGGGCGCGCCCGAGCGCTGGATGTAGGAGCGGATGAACGGGGCGAACGCGCCACCGGCGCCGAGCGAGGCGCCCTTGCCCGAGCCCAGCGCGAACTGGGCGTTGCCCTCCGACTGCTTCTGGTAGCCGACGGCCAGCACGCGCCGGTGGCGGCCGGTCTCGACGAGGTGGCTGGCCACGATGCCGGTGGTACCGCCCACCGAGCCGGCGGTGTGGACCCGGAACATGGGCTTGCCGTGGGCCCCGAGCGCGTCCGTGAGGTAGAGCTCGGGCTTCATCACCCCCTCGAAGAGGTCGGGCGCCTTGCCGATGACCACGGCGTCGATGTCACCCCAGTCCATCTGGGCGTCGTCGAGGGCGCGTCGGGCGGCCTCGCGGACGAGGCCGCCGAGGGAGACGTCCCACCGCTTCTTCTTGTGGTGGGTCTGGCCGATGCCGACGATGGCGGCGGGTGCATGGCTCATGCCCGACCCCCTTCCAGGACACACACGAGGTTCTGTTGGAGGCACGGGCCCGAGGTCGAGTGGCCGACGGTGCGGCTCGCCCCCCGGTCCCGGATGGCGGCCGCGGCCTCGGCGATGCGGACCAGGCCGGTGGCCATGATCGGGTTGGCGGCCAGCGGCCCGCCCGACGGGTTGACCGTCACGGTCGGCGCCAGTCCGAGGGCCTCGACGAGGAGAGGCTCCTCGTGGGTGAACGCGGCCTGGAGCTCGGCCACGTCGACCGGGCCGTCGGCCACGCCCGCGGCCTCCGCCGCCTTGCGGGCGGACAGCGACCGGGTGAGGTCGCGCATGCCCGGGTAGTGCAGCTCGGCGCAGTGGGCGATGCCCGTGATCCAGACCGGGTTCTCGCAGACCGCCTTGGCCTTCTCGGCCCGGGCGATCACCACCGCGGCGGCACCGTCGGTGATGGGGGGCAGGTCGTGGCGGCGCAGCGGGGCCCGCACGGCGTCCTCGGCGAGCAGCTCGTCGACGTCGAACTCGCCGCTCACCTGGGCGTACGGGTTGGACTGGGCGTCGCGACGGCAGCGGGCCGCGATCTCGGCCAGCTGGCGCTCGGTGACGGCGCCGGCGGCCAGGACCGCCTGGGCCTGGAGGGCGGCGAGGCTGAGGGCGTCGGCGCCGAGCGGGGCCAGGTAGAAGGGGTCCATCTCCATCGGGTAGATGAGCGCCGGATCCGCGGTGGACGAACGGCCGGATCCCATGGCCAGGGCCACGTCCACCTCGTCGCCCATCAGGAGTCGGACGTAGGCCTCGTACAGCGCCCAGGCGCCGTCCATCTCGACGTGGCTGTCCCGCTTGGGCGGCCAGGCGCCGATGGCGTCGGTGTTCTGCACGAAGGAGAAGGCCTGGCCGGCGACGTAGTCGCAGCTGCCGGCGCAGGTGAAGCCAACGTCGGCGCGGGTCAGGCCGGCGTCGTCGAGGGCGTCGGTGACGACCTCGAGCAACAGCTGGGTCTCGGTCTTGTCGGTGTGGCGCACCATCGGGGTCTGCGCCCACCCGATGATGGCGATGTCGTCAGGGTGTTGGCCGGGAACGTGACTGCCCGGTGCGTGGTCGAGGGCCATCGCTAGCAGAGCCGGTTCACGAGGTCGGGATCGGTGGCGTCGGGCTCGCCGGTGGGGATCCAGCCGATGAGGCCCGCCTCCCGGGTGTCGCCGGCGCCGTCCTCCATCTCGGCGGCCGAGGCCCACACGGGGGCGAGGCGCATGCCCGTGCGGATGTCCTCGTTGGGCGTGTCGACGAGGGCCTGGTAGCTGAGCACCACGTCGGTGCCCTCGAGCAGGACGTGGACCCGGGCGAAGGGCTCGGTCTCGGTCTGCCCGGGGTACTGCACCGGGGTGACGATCGTGAAGCTGGTCGCCACCCCCTTCTGGGGCAGGTCGATCTCGTGCTCGGCGGTGAGGGCGATGGAGTCGACCGGGCAGTAGCCGCGCCCGCCCGTGTAGGTGCGCCCGCAGATCGGGCACTGCAGCCCGAGGAAGCGGCCCTCGGCGGCGGCGGCCTCGGAGCGGACCACGTTGTCGGGCACCGGGGTCGTGTAGGCGATCGACGCGTTGTAGCCCATCATCTCGACCGGTTCCCCGGCGCCCGCGCCGCCGCCCGACACCGGGTCCTCGCCGGGGACGAAGGCCTCGAGGTCGGTCAGGTGGCCACGCCGCTCGGCCCGCCACCGCGGCGCCACCCGCATGCCCACGCTCATGGCATCGGCGCGGCCGGCGTCGACCACGTGGATCAGGCCGGTGTCGGCGCCGTCGAGGCGCACGGTGGCGAAGGCGAAGGGGTGGGCGAGGGGGTGCTGCTCGGAGGGCTCGGCCACCCAGCACCACGACTCGACGGTGCCGGCGGGGCCGACGTCGACGAAGTCGTGGGCGAGCTCGGCGCCGGTCTCGGGGTCCCACTCGAGTGGCGGGCACAACACCCGGTCGCCGCTGCGGATCCCGATGAGGCGCTCTTCGGTCAGCGCGGTCATGAAGGCCCCCAGCACCGGCCCGAGGGACCGCTGGTAGGGGAAGGTGATGGTGCTCTCGACCACCGTGCTCAACGCGGGAACCCCCCGGTTCGACGAAACGACGTGACCGCCCCGACCACGGCCGGGCCCCGTCGGGCACCGGCGGCGGCGAGCATAGAGCAGGGTTCGGCCGACGTCGGGACCCGGGTCCTCACCCGTTGGTCAGGGGCGGAAGACCGCCGGCAGCAGGGCGTTGAAGACGTCGGCGCGCTCCCAGGGCAGGAAGTGACCGGCGCCGGCGACGACGAGAGGGCCGATGCGGTTCGTCCACGCCGCCTCGGCGTAGACGAGGAAGTCGGGTCCGATGACGTGGTCGTCGGCGCCGTAGAGCACGAGGGTCGGTACGTCGACGGCCTCCATGCGGGGGAGCTCGGCCATCGGTCGGCCGTGGGCGATCTGGTACGGCGCCCACGACGCCCGCAAGCAGGCCTCGTCGGCGAAGGGCTCGGTCTGGAAGTCGACCTCGGCGTCGGTGAACGAGCCTGGTGACGCCCAGAGCCGCGAGCGGAAGACCGATGCCACCCACAGGCGGCGGGCCTCTGACGTGGTGAGGATGGCGGCGAGCTCGTCGGGCTTGGCCCCCTGCCACTCCCGGTAGTCGCCCGTGGGCCCGTCCCGGAGGGCGGTGAAGGCCGAGAAATCGAGGCCGGCGGCGGTGTAGTCCGCGCCCATGGGCGGCACGGTGTTGAACGCGCAGTTGCCGGTGACGAAGCCGGGGTAGCGGTGGATGAGGTCGGTGGCGACCACTCCGCCGAGGTCGCCGGCCGCCACGACGCAGGCGTCGTGGCCCAGGTGCCCGGCGACCAGCGCGTGCACGTCGATGCTGTAGGTGGCGATGTCGTGGACGTCGTCGGGCGCCGGGCCGCTGTCGCCGATGCCCCGGAAGTCGGGGGCGATGACCTCGAAGCCGGCCTCGGCGAGGGCGGCGATGTTGCGCCACCAGATGCGCTTGGTCTCGGGGCAGCCGTGGAGCAGCAGCAGGGGCGTCCCGCCGGCGCCCTCGTGGACGTAGGCCAGCTCGGCGCCGGTCGGCAGCGCCGCTCGGTGGATGGTGAAGGCGTCGGCGGCCGGGGTGGGCGGCTGGGCCGGCCGGCGCGCGGGGTCGTAGTCGAGGGCGCCGCTCACGGGTCTGTCCTCCTGCTCGGCGTTCGGGTGTTCAGGGGTGGGTGCCGGGCGCGCTCAGCGGGCGCCGCGGACGAGGCGACCCGGTCGGGCGCCGGTCTCGACGCCGTCGGCGAACGTCACCACGCCGGACTTGATCGTGGCGACGTAGCCCTCGGCGCCCTGGACGATCCGCGATCCGCCGGCGGGCAGGTCATGGACGACCCGCGGCGTGCCGAGGCGGAGGCGGTCGAAGTCGATGACATTGAGGTCGCCGACCATGCCGGGTGCGACGACGCCGCGGTCGCCCAGGCCGTAGAGGCGGGCGGTGTCCTGGGTCTGCTTCTTGACCAGCAGCTCGAGGGGCAGGCGCTCACCCCGGGTGCGGTCCCGGCCCCAGTGGGTGAGCAGGAAGGTGGGCAGCGAGGCGTCGCAGATGACGCCGCAGTGGGCGCCGCCGTCGCCGAGGCCCGACGCCGAGCGCGGGTGCAGCAGCATCTCGCGCACGTGGTCGAGCGAGCCGTCGGCGTAGTTGAGCATCGGCAGGTAGAGCAGGCCCTCGCCGTCGAGCTCGAGCATGGCGTCGAGCGCGGTCTCGACCGGCGTGCGACCGGCCTGTGCCGCGATGGCCGCGAGCGAGCGCTCGGGGCCCGGCTCGTAGTCCGGTGGGTCGCCGAGCAGGAAGCTGTGCTCGGCGGCGTGCTGGAGGCGGGCCGCGGCCTCGGGGTCGGGCTCCCACTCGACGATGGCCCGGCGCACCTCGGGGTCGCGCAGGGCGGCCACGAGGTCGGCGCCGGCGACGCCGCGGGCCTTGAGGTCGGCGAAGGCGGGGATCGGGTCGAGGAAGGAGTAGGTGGTGTGCAGGCCCGAGAGCAGGCCGGTGGGGCGGGCCGCGACCTGCGGCCAGACGTCGGCGCCGGCCTCGGCCGCCGCCAGCGAGGCGTCCATCAGACCTCGCCAGAGCTCGGGGGCCGGGTCGACCTGCACCATGACGAAGGTGACCGGCCGGCCGATGGCGCCCGACAGCCGGCACATCCAGTCGACCTCCTGCTCGGGGGCGACGATGTCCTCGCCGGCCGAGCCCATCGGGGCCAGCTCGAAGATGCCGGTGTCGAGCTCGCCGAGCACCGCGCCGATGCCGAACAGCTCGTCCTCCGCGGCGAAGGTGCCGGGGACGGGGCGCCCGTCGATGGCCTGGTGGGCGATGGTGCGCGAGGTCGAGAAGCCGAGGGCGCCGGCGCGCACGGCGTCGCGGACGATGGCGGCCATGGCCTCGATGTCGGCCGGTGTCGCGGGCTCGTTGTCGGCGCCGCGCTCGCCCATCACGTAGGCGCGCACCGCTCCGTGCGCCACCTGGGTGCCGACGTCCATGGTCCACTGGCGCCGCTCGAGCGTGTCGAGGTACTCGGGGAAGCTCTCCCAGGTCCAGTCGATGCCCTCGGCCAGGGCCGTGCCGGGGATGTCCTCGACGCCCTCCATGAGGCCGATGAGCCAGTCGTGCTTGTCGGGCTCGGCGGGGGCGAACCCCACCCCGCAGTTGCCGGTGATGATGGTGGTGACGCCGTGCCACGCGGTGGGGGCGAGCACCTCGTCCCAGGTGACCTGGCCGTCGTAGTGGGTGTGGATGTCGACGAAGCCCGGCGTGACGAGCAGGCCGTCGGCGTCGATCTCGCGGGCGCCGCGGGGGACCTCGACATCGACGTCGGGCCCCACCGCGGTGATGCACCCGTCGCGCACCACCACGTCCGACCGTTCGGCCGGCCGACCGGTCCCGTCGACCAGCGTGCCGTTGCGGATGATCACGTCGTCCACGTCGTCTCCCCCTGTCGTCGCCACCGGCGCGGCGACCGACGGCACCCTACCGCTGGTCACCGCCGGCCTCGGCGGCGTCGGGTACGGTCCGCCCGCCCACCTCCGTCCCGTCATCAGGGAGCGCCATGACCGACCGTCTCGACGACCTGGGCTTCTACCTCCTGGCCGGCGGCGCCACCTCGCCGGCGGCGCTGCTCGACGAGGCGCGGGAGGGTGAGGCCCTCGGACTGGGAACGGCGTTCATCTCGGAGCGCTACAACGTGAAGGAGGCGGCCACCCTGTCGGGCGCCGCCGGCGCGGTGACCTCGGAGGTGCGCATCGCCACCGCGGCCACGAACCACAACACCCGCCACCCGCTCGTCACGGCATCACACGCGATGACCATGCACAAGCTGACCGGCGGTCGCTACGTGCTCGGGCTCGGCCGGGGCATCCCCCTGATGCAGGACGCCTTCGGCATCCCCCGCATCACCACCGCCCAGATGGAGGACGCGGTCGGTCTGCTGCGTCGTCTCTGGAAGGGCGAGGTGATCCTCGGCCACCGAGGACCGGCGGGCTCGTGGCCGGTGCTGCACCTCGGGTCCGAGTTCGACGAGGACATCCCCGTGCTGCTCGTGGCCTTCGGCCCGGAGTCACTGAAGCTCGGCGGCCGGGCCTTCGACCACGTCGTCCTGCACACGTTCTTCACCGACGAGACCACCGAGCGGGCGGTGCGCACGGTGAAGGACGCCGCCGAGCAGGCCGGCCGGGACCCTGCTTCGGTCACGGTCTGGTCGTGCTTCGCCACCGTCGGCGACCACCTCCCCGAGGACGTACGGCTGCGCAAGACGGTCGGTCGCCTGGCGGGGTACCTCCAGGGCTACGGCGACCTCCTGGTCGCGACCAACGGATGGGACCCGGCGCCGCTCGCCGCGTTCCGGGCCGACCCGGTCGTGGGCTCGTTCGCCGGCGCCATCGACCAGAAGGCCACCACCGACCAGCTCGAGCACATCGCCACGCTCCTTCCCGACGAGTGGCTGGCCTCGGCGGCGACCGGGACCCCCGAGCAGTGCGTCGCCGCCATCGGCGGTCAGTTCGGGCTCGGTGCGGACGCGGTGATCCTGCACGGAGCGAGCCCCGCCGAGCTGGCGCCGATCGTCGAGGCGTACCGGGGGACCGCCGACTGACCCGCAGCGCCTCGAGCGCCCCCGGGACCCCGGACGCGACCGCTCCCCGGCTCGAGCGAGCCGGGGAGCGGTGAGCGTCTCACCGGATCCGGAGTGCTCCGGCCCGGTGGCGGGTCAGCTGGTGTGGTGGCGCATCTTGCGGAGGTGGACGGCGCCCAGGACCACGAGGACCAGCATCACGGCGGCGGCGACGAAGGCCACGACGGCGGCGATGCCGGCGATCTGGGCGATGGTGGCCCAGGCGTAGGTGCTGAGCAGCGTGCCACGGAGGACCTCGCCCTGGAAGACGGTCTCGCGCTGGCCGTTGACCTCGTCGAGGTCGGCCTGGAGCTCGGCGACCTCGGCGGCGGGCGCCTCCGACTCGACGGCGGCAGCCAGGGCCTCCTGGGCGGCGACCTGCGGCTCGCGCAGCTCGGAGAAGGTGAGGCCGCCGCCGATCTCCTCGACGTGCCCGGCGATGTAGCTGGCGTAGGCCTCGGCCTCGGCCCCGGTGTCGACCTGCTCACCGCCGTACTGCGTCAGGTCGTCCCGACCCTCCTCGGCCAGGGCCTCGGCCGGCGGGAACGAGATGTTCTGGGCGGCCAGCTCGCGCTCGACGTAGTCGGTCGCGAACGTGCTGCCCCAGGTGAGCAGCCCGCCGGCCACCAGGAGGAAGACGGCGGCGACGACGCCGAAGGCCACCAGGATGGCGTCGATGCGCCCGCGGGTGATGGTCACGGGGTGGTCGCCGCCTTCGGCGGGGGACGTGGGTACTTGGCTCGTGGTTCGTTCTTCGGTCAGTGTCACGGGGTTCCCTCCCGGTTGTGAGGCCAGGGCCTCGAGGTGTGCCTCCATCAACGCAGTTCCGGGCGCCCGCGTCCGGAGGCGAAGGTCAGGTGACCAGGGTGCCGAAGGGCACCACGTCGACGGGACCTCTGGCACCCCCTCGATGGGGGGTCGGGGCCCTTCCCCGCGACCCCCTGACGTTCCCTGCTCCCGCCACCGGTAGCCTCGCCCGAGCCACCGTCGAGAGGAACCCCACCATGTCTGCACCGTCGTCCCGCGCCGTCGTCCTCGGTGGAGGTGGGCCCGTCGGGGTCGGCTGGGAGGTCGGGCTCGCCGCCGGTCTGGCCAAAGAAGGTGTCCGCCTGGCCGACGCCGACCTGGTCATCGGGACGTCGGCGGGCTCGCTCGCGGGAGCGCTGCTGACCAGCGGGGAGGATCCGGTCGCCCTGGTCGACGAGGTCGAGGCGCTGTTCGCGGCCGGTGTGGGGACCAGCGGGGTCGACAAGGTCGACATGGCCGGGCTCGCCGGGCTCATGGAGGCCATGCTCGGCCCGGAGGCCGCCGAGGCCACGGCGGACGACATCCCCACCGAGCAGGAGCGACTCGCCGAGGTGGGAGCGATCGCCCTCGATGCCGAGACCATCTCCGAGGAGGCCTTCGTGGGCACCGTGGCCTCGACCCTCGCGGGCCGACCTTGGCCGAAGGGCTACGCCTGTACGGCGGTCGACACGGCCACGGGCGAGTTCCGCCTCTGGGACGCGGCTGCCGGGGCCCCGCTCGAGCGGGCCGTGGCGTCGAGCTGCGCGGTCCCCGGGATGTACCCGCCCATCACCATCGACGGGAAGCGCTACATGGACGGTGGTGTGCGCACGATGCACAACGCCGACCTCGCGGAGGGCCACGACTCGGTCGTGGTGGTGTCGGTCATGATGACCAAGCTGCCGCCGGGCATCGCCGACCCCCGCCTCGAGCACTTCTTCGGCCGGCAGCAGGCCACCATCGACCACCTGACCGTCACGGGGTCGGCGGTCGAGGTGATCGAGCCCGATGTCGAATTCCTCACCCTCTCGGGCATGGGCATGGCGTTGATGGAGTTCTCCCTCGTCGGTGCCGCTGCCGCTGCCGGGGTGCGCCTCGGCCAGCAGTCTGCCGAGCGCATCGCCGCCATCTGGTAGCGGCGCTCGCGAGGCCTCGGTCTCCGCTCAGTCGGTGCCGGCGAGGTCCAGCTCGGCGGCCGTGGTCGCCCCGGGAGCGAGCACGCCGATGCGGATCTCGTTGGCGTCGGCTCGCAGCGCCCCGGCCGGCAGGAGCACCACGAACTGACGGGCGGCCCGGTCGTCGTCGAACACCGGGGAGACGCCGACCACGGTGCCGTTGACGGCCACCACCACCTCGGCGCCGACGGGGGCCGCCGGGACGACGCCGATGACCTCGGCGAGCAACTCGTCGGTGGTGGGGTCCCGCAGCTCGTCGAGCTCGCGCGCCAGGGCGTCCTCGCCGCCGGCGGTGAAGACCGCGTCGGCCGACCGCCCGATGAGCGGCGCGCCCGCCCGCCCTTCGTAGAGCCCGGCGATCGACTCCTCGCGGGCCCGCACGGTGGGGAAGCGCCCCGCCACCATCTCCCGGTGGGCCGCGGCGTCGTCGAACTCCTCGATGCCGAGGAACTCGTAGGTGAAGGCGTCGGTGTAGGAGTACACGTACTTGTCCTCGCCCCGCTCGGCGATGGCGTCGGTGTCGCTCACGGGCACGCCGTCGACGTCCCATCCGGGCTCGGTGCCGAGCAGGTCGGCGACGGTCGGGGCCACGTCCACCGAGACCACGTTGGCGTCGTCCACCCGGCCGTCGTCCTGGCCGGGCGCCTTGACGAGGAGGGGTGCGTACGCGATCTCGTCGAGGTTCTCGTCCTCGAGCGAGCGGACCGACTCGCCGGGGACGAAGGCAGCGCCGTGGTCGCTGACGACGACGACGAGGGTGTCGTCGTACTCGTCGGTCGCCCGCAGCCGGTCGAGCACGACGCCCACGAGGCGGTCGGCGTACTCGGCCTGGAGGAGGTGTCGCTGGCGGGTGACCCTGGCCCGCCACGGTGTCGAGAGGTCGGGCCCCTCGTACTCGCCGGGGGTCCGGTAGCGGGTGCCGTCCTCCCGTGAGAACCAGGGTTGGTGGGGCAGCACGAGGTGCAGGAAGGCGAAGTAGGGGTCGTCGGTGGGCTGGAGCGCGTCGAGGAAGGCCGTCAGTCGGGTGGGCTGGGTGGCGAGGCTCGACGCGAAGTAGCCGTCGAGTTGCTGGGACTCGCCGACGTCCAACTGGTCGCCGTTGGTGGCGGCGGCGAGGGGCTCGGCCAGCTGCTCGGAGAAGTCGTCGAACGCATGGGACGCGCTCGCGGGGCCCGGGGTCACCCGCGCCGCCCACAACTCCCGCACGTCTCCCAGGAGCGCCGCCCACTCGATGTCGGCTCCGTCGCCCGTGTCCGCCGTCCCGGTGGTGTCACCGGGGGGCTGGGGGTCGCCGCTGCACACCTCGAAGCCGCAGAGCTTGGTGAGCGACTCGGAGACGATCAGGTGGTGGGAGCCGGCGAGGAGGCTGAAGAGGTTGTCGGGGTGGTCGGTCCAGACGGGAGCGCCGTGGGGGTCCTGGCCGTCGAGCAGGGTGGGCACCGCGCTCTGCGTGAACGGGCTGACGGTGGTGAAGTGCGGGTACCAAGTGGCGTCGTCCGCGAAGCGGGCCAGGTTCGGGAAGCGGGCGGGATCGATGCCCGTGCCGTCGGCGTCGAGCATCGACTGGGTGGGCAGCTCGTCGAGGACGACCATCACGACCGATGCCGGGGCCTCGCCGGCGCCGACCCCGGAGAAGCTCGTGTCGGCCGCCGCCTGGTCGCTGTCGGTGATCCAGGCCGAGACCGGGGCCAGGAAGACGAAGTTGGCCAGGAAGAGCACGTTGGCGCCGGCGAGCAGGCGCAGCCAGAGGAAGGCGGCGTCGAAGCGCACGTACGCCCACGCCACGGCGGCGCCACCTCCGAGCGCGGCCACGAGGTTGAACAGGGTCTGGTCCGCCACCGCCTTGGACAGGAGGTCGGCGACCACGGCCGCCAGGACCGCGACGGTGGCGAGGTGCACCGCCCACCCGGCGGCGGCGTGCACCGCCGTGACCGCCCGGCCGATCAGCCAGAGCACGAGGGGCGGAACGAGCACGAGCGCCAGCGCGAAGAGGGCGATGCGGGTGCCCTCGAGGCCGCGGAACTGGAGCGCGGTGGGGTTCTCACCGAGCAGTTCGAGCACGGGTTGGACGAGGGCGAGGCCAGAGAGCCCGGCCACGACGAGCAGCTGGTTCACCGGGCGCCGACGTGCTGTGGCGGCGCCCGCCGGCGGGCCCCCAGGGGGAGCGGTGCCCACCTGCCTGTCGCCCGAGATCACCGCCATCCGCCTCGTCTACCAGGGTTCGCGCCCGAGACGACCTCGCCCGTGGGAATTCCCGGCGGTCGACCTGCTGGCGCCGGCGGCGTCAGTCGGCTGCACTGGGGGTGATGGACGACGCCCTGCGCCAACGCCGCCTCGCCGTGATCGAGGAGCACTTCGCCTCGGAGGTGGATCAGGAGTGGGAGCGCACGCTCGCCACCTTCGGCGGCCGCCCCCACTACGAGATCGTGCCGACCGGGCAGGTCTTCGACGGGCGCGACGAGGTGCTCGGCTACTACGAGGCCACCCGCACCGCGTTCCCCGACCAACGCCACGGCGACG of Acidimicrobiales bacterium contains these proteins:
- a CDS encoding sulfatase-like hydrolase/transferase, producing MAVISGDRQVGTAPPGGPPAGAATARRRPVNQLLVVAGLSGLALVQPVLELLGENPTALQFRGLEGTRIALFALALVLVPPLVLWLIGRAVTAVHAAAGWAVHLATVAVLAAVVADLLSKAVADQTLFNLVAALGGGAAVAWAYVRFDAAFLWLRLLAGANVLFLANFVFLAPVSAWITDSDQAAADTSFSGVGAGEAPASVVMVVLDELPTQSMLDADGTGIDPARFPNLARFADDATWYPHFTTVSPFTQSAVPTLLDGQDPHGAPVWTDHPDNLFSLLAGSHHLIVSESLTKLCGFEVCSGDPQPPGDTTGTADTGDGADIEWAALLGDVRELWAARVTPGPASASHAFDDFSEQLAEPLAAATNGDQLDVGESQQLDGYFASSLATQPTRLTAFLDALQPTDDPYFAFLHLVLPHQPWFSREDGTRYRTPGEYEGPDLSTPWRARVTRQRHLLQAEYADRLVGVVLDRLRATDEYDDTLVVVVSDHGAAFVPGESVRSLEDENLDEIAYAPLLVKAPGQDDGRVDDANVVSVDVAPTVADLLGTEPGWDVDGVPVSDTDAIAERGEDKYVYSYTDAFTYEFLGIEEFDDAAAHREMVAGRFPTVRAREESIAGLYEGRAGAPLIGRSADAVFTAGGEDALARELDELRDPTTDELLAEVIGVVPAAPVGAEVVVAVNGTVVGVSPVFDDDRAARQFVVLLPAGALRADANEIRIGVLAPGATTAAELDLAGTD